The sequence TCGGTTTGGTGGTATAAAGCGTATTCTAGGCTgaacgatgacgaagaggtgTTAGATGGGTACCTCTAGGTGTTAGTGGGCAGTGTGTGCGAATCCTGACTAAGACGTCTAATCTGAGGGTGCCTCCGGGTGCCAATTCGAATGCCGCTGTCGAATGCTCTCAACATCTGGCATGCACGACCGTACACGAAATTATGAATCCAACTATGGCTTGGTATTTTCATATATTATTTGTTTTATTTGGCATACATTTGCGTCAGCACCACGAGTTGCTGGATCTAATAATTGTGTGCTATCAGTAGTAGTATTGGTTGGGTACTGACGCATTTAGAGCTCTAGTAGCCGGCTTAGGGGCCTAGGCCAGGGTGCTCATTATTATCCCCCAGGTACTAATTTATTCGCTGCCACAGCTACGGCCCAGAGCTGCTGTACTAACACCTTGGAAGCGCTTAATGACACAGAATAAGCCAACAATCTTATAAAAGCAATGGCTATGAATAAAAACTGCTGTATAAACATACGCAATTAATCTCTAATCTTACAGCAGCTATTTCTACTAAGAATAAACGGCGGGCGTCGAAGCGTTTTTAGATAATAGTATTGAATTACTTCCTAGATTTGGTATTAGGTGTTACAAGAGATCTATCTGCGGAGCACAAATGCGCTTGCGGCTTTCCCTTCAGCTTACAAACGCTTGGAGAGAGTGTAATCCCTCATATTAACTTGTTTTGTCGGAAGGCGGTGCCAAGTAGAAGTGGGTGAGTAAATCTATGCCGTCGCTAAGCTACTGACGTAGATAAGTTCATAAAATGCATCTCTTCCATATCAATCTTCGCGGCCTAGGGAAACTCGTCTCTGTATTGGTATGAAGTTACGCGCTCGCTATCAGATTCGATTTCCCTCCTCGCCTTCTCCAAGTCAGCGGCCCACATGGCTGAGCCTGCTGCCGTAGTTagtagaaagaagaaagatagCACCGGAACTAGCTCAAGGATCATGGCCATGGTTCCAAAGAAAACGCAATCCCATTCGAGCCTCTTGATCTCATCTTTTTGTGCTGCCTTTGATAAGCCTCGGAGCTGGAACCAGCGATGATGCGATAGTTTACCGAGCCGAGTTCCAGTGATGACAATAAATGCGATAGTTCCAACATAGGGGATGAGATTGAGGGGAAGGAAGAACACAAGCTCTACAATCTGGATGGTACTCCAAGGGTTGAAGCATGCTGGACTTGTCGGCTTTCCCAGCATTTTGACAGAATTAGGCGCATCGTCAAACAGGATGCGATGGGGGGCTATCAGATCCTTCAACGAGAGGTCGATGAGCGTTGCCTGAGAAAAATATTAGTCGGTAAATGAATAGCTGAACCTTCTTGTGTCTTAAGCTTACGTCGAAAACATCCACCCGGCATTCATCAACAAAGAATCCCTCGAATAAGCCCTGCACTATCACCAGACCTTCACCCAATACGAGCACAACAGCGTTAAACCAGGCGCCCCAGCCATGGAAGATGGCCAGAAATAAGAATTGCGGAAGGAAAGCGAATGAGAATAGTACGAAGTATACGAAGAAcgatattaaagatagaggCACTAGCCATCCAAGAAAGAGAGGCCAAAACTCCCTCCTCCGCGAAAAGTACCAGATACCACGAATGGGATAGCTTAACGCGATGGCTGCGCGCTTGAGGTAGATGAACGGTCGACTGCTATAGCATCTAGAAAAAACTTGTTCTCTGAAAGGTGGCAGCGTGCTGCTGGATAGGCCGTGAGCAGACATGATTTGATTTCACCGCATGGCGCAGTGAAGGACAATGAGATCGGGACAGCGAAGGTGTCCACGACGGCCAAATGATGTTGACGTTGACGTTGCGTGAAACACCTACTATAGTAGACTTAGTACCTTGGTAGCTGACGCATTGGATTATTGGAGCATGTGCCCATTCGTCACCACTAATAAGTTCCAGGCTTTTCCTTATGAGGTGAGACACACACGTACTAAAATCCTATGCATGCGGGCATAGGCCAATTAAAACTACGTTACAGATATTGCAATAGCTTCACTCGACTCGGTGCTGAATTGTCAAAATACATTGGTGTATTTTCGAAGAtagcatatatatactctacaTGCCGTTTCTCACGGCACATTTCAGATCCCTGTCTATAATTCTTGAAAGATTTTAATCGTGATCGGACTGTAAATGTTTATATGGGGCACTCCGGCAGAGGCTCATTGCAGCTGTTTCTACCTCCCATCAAACACTTGGATCATTATTGCGAATTTTCTTCGCAGGCCCTTTTACGCAGCCCTACACTTCGGACATGGTCTGTCCAGCTAAAGAAATGCGCCCTACTACGGCTGCAGTCACGACTGCGAATAAGAAAAGGAATGCGAGGGCGGTGACATAGTTACAGAGACATTTAGCGAAATACCAGTGTTCTTTCCGCAGAATTTCCCATTCACCGACTGCAGATGAAGCCATTACGTCAAAATTTCGGTTATTTGGCTGCTCTTACCTTCTTTTGCGCCTCGATAAGATCTCCGTTGTGGCAGGATCGATTCTTCAGAAACGAAGATACGTCAATGTGGTGCCATCTCAGCCGAAAAAAGGTCGTGCCTTCCTCACTTACACCGACGCTCTTATGACCACCTCAGAGATGATGGACGCTCCTTCTCTTATGCCCTCAGGCAATTCGGCTCTCAATACATTTCTCCCCGCGGCAAGATATTTTCCTTCCTccccccctctccctcttcttcttcctcttctactTAACCTCGATTCTCTCGTTTcaacttttgtcttttcgGTCATTCATTGTTTCTCACTCATTTGCATCCACCTCTGTTGCATCCGCCTCTCTCATTAGTCTACAGATTGTTCGCATTACGCCAGTTTTGCGAGTCTTGACTTCGGCCACAATGCGGGTCTTTACGTCTTTGACAGTCTTGATAGCTGGCGCCGTCGTGCAACACGCAAGTGCTCAAGCTGATTACGGGTATGTGCTGATACACACTCCTATTTACTCACAATTCCTAACGATGTACATAGAACGCACAATGGCAACAACAATGGCAACCCTGGTGGTGATTTTGGCGGCAACTCAGGCGGCTCTCCCAGCAGTAGTGTTAACGATGACCCTAACGGTATCTCCTATGGAAATCCAAGTGGACTTCCAAATGGTGCTCCCGCTGGATTGACTGGAAACTCCCCTGGTTCTGCTCTTAGCATGCCCACTTGTGCCCTGCAAGGTATTACAACAGTTTTTGTCACTGTATACCCTACCAGCCATGTTACTCCCTCTGGTCTTGCCCCCTCTGGTGCTGCTCAGTCCAATGACTTTGATCCCAACCAGACGATCCAGCAATCTACTTTCCCTGATTCAACTGTCTTGATTTCCCCTGTTCAGTCTGCTCAAGCCGCACATACCAGTGTGAAACCTTTCACTACCGTCACAATCGATGTCTGGGGTAGCGATGGTGATCCATCAGATGCGTTTACATCCAATATTTCACCTTTTCCCGTTTCTACTGATGGTGCTTCTGACCCTGTTGAGACATCCGCGGGCTTTCCTGATGGATCATCTGCACAAACACAAGAGCCTGGTTCATTCAATTCCAATCTTGGAGACCATTCCACACTATCAAGCGGTCAAGCTACTGCTGGTGGGCCAGTTCCCGAATCCCTTTCTACCATCACCCCTGAGAATCCAGCATACGGTAGTGCGGATGGCCTCAATAGCATCCCCAATACTTTCGATCAGCAGCCATCAGGCTACTCTTCGCCCACTGCTACAGGCGCTGGTATTGGCGGAAGCCAGCCTGCTCAAATAACGGTTATTGGCCCAGATGGCAAACCGACAATTATACAATTCCCTGGTACCCAGATTGGCAATGGAAATGGTGCTGCTCAACCCATTGTTACCGCTGCCCCGTTCCCTGGATCTACTCCAGGTGTTCCTGCGGCTTCAGAAGTTCTTGCGACAGCTGGAGAGACTCTTTGCACAAGCTACACCATTATGGGACCCAACGGAATCCCCACTGTCGTTCACTCTACTTGGGTCGACTTGCCAACAactgcagcttctcttccttcttcatttCCCTCTGGGCTTTCGTTAAACCCTAGCGTTATCACTGGCTTGCCTGGCGGGCCTGTCATTGCAACACACACCACATTCACCGTTCTTGGCCCCGATGGACTGCCAACTGTGGTGGAATCGTCTTGGCTAATGCCTGCACCAACAAACACGCCAGCAGGAATCCCTGGTCCTGCTTCTGTTAATGGCTTCCCAAATCAAGTCACTGGAACAGCCGCTGGCGTGGGAGAAGGCGGCAGTACAACATGTGCAAGCTACACAGTACTTGGATTGGATGGTCTTCCAACAGTAATTGATACAACTTGGGTCATTTCTAGTCCTACCGCAAATGCAATTCCCGCAGCCCTTGTCACAGGAGTGCCAACTCAGGCAGGAGGAGTTTCTGATAATTTGCCTCAAATCACAACAGATCTTGGTGTGAATGCCATCACCTCATGCACAAGTTACACAGTCTTTGGTGCTGATGGTGCTCCCACGGTCGTTGAATCTACTTTTGTCGTACCTGCAAGCAACGTCCTTCCTACTGTTACTAGCGGAATGCCTTTGCCGCCAGCTCAAACCGCAGGTTTTCCTGAAGGCATCTCAAATCTCCCTGAGGCAAGTAGCCTGGCCACAACTTGCATCACCGTTGGCGTTGTAGGACCAAATGGCCTTACTACACCGGTTATTCAAACCGTTCTCATCCCTACTGGTGGTTTGAGCAATGCTTTGCCTGCACAAACTAGTGTTGGCTACCCTTCTCTAGCACCGGCTCAAACCGGTCTTCCTGAAGGTGGTCTTCCTCAAGGCGGCCTTTCTATTCCTCCTGGCAGTGACGTGTTTACAACCTGTATCACAGTGACTACAGTTGGACCAGATGGCAGGGCTACACCAGTTGTCCAAACTGTGATTGGCATACCAAGCGGCGCAGAGCTGGGGACCGCAATATTACCCCTGTCAACTGGTGCACCATCTTTCCCCAACCCAAATTTCTCGAGCGGCACTCTTAACGATCTCCCTAATCTTACTCCGTATGGGACCTTTGGAGCTAGCCTACCAAGTGTGCTGCCACCATCTGCAGTGGTTTCTGGAGTTGTGGAACCAACAGGGACTGTGACTGGCACTCGCACCTCGACTCTTACCGTCACTAATGGCCCTAATGGGCAATCCCCAAGTCTCGTTCCATACGATGATCAGTGGGAAAATCAAGCACCAGTATTAGGATCTGAGCCGCTGTCTTAGAACGCCTACGGCTCACTTCCGACTGACGCTGCGGAATTgactt comes from Trichoderma asperellum chromosome 3, complete sequence and encodes:
- a CDS encoding uncharacterized protein (SECRETED:SignalP(1-21)) — translated: MRVFTSLTVLIAGAVVQHASAQADYGTHNGNNNGNPGGDFGGNSGGSPSSSVNDDPNGISYGNPSGLPNGAPAGLTGNSPGSALSMPTCALQGITTVFVTVYPTSHVTPSGLAPSGAAQSNDFDPNQTIQQSTFPDSTVLISPVQSAQAAHTSVKPFTTVTIDVWGSDGDPSDAFTSNISPFPVSTDGASDPVETSAGFPDGSSAQTQEPGSFNSNLGDHSTLSSGQATAGGPVPESLSTITPENPAYGSADGLNSIPNTFDQQPSGYSSPTATGAGIGGSQPAQITVIGPDGKPTIIQFPGTQIGNGNGAAQPIVTAAPFPGSTPGVPAASEVLATAGETLCTSYTIMGPNGIPTVVHSTWVDLPTTAASLPSSFPSGLSLNPSVITGLPGGPVIATHTTFTVLGPDGLPTVVESSWLMPAPTNTPAGIPGPASVNGFPNQVTGTAAGVGEGGSTTCASYTVLGLDGLPTVIDTTWVISSPTANAIPAALVTGVPTQAGGVSDNLPQITTDLGVNAITSCTSYTVFGADGAPTVVESTFVVPASNVLPTVTSGMPLPPAQTAGFPEGISNLPEASSLATTCITVGVVGPNGLTTPVIQTVLIPTGGLSNALPAQTSVGYPSLAPAQTGLPEGGLPQGGLSIPPGSDVFTTCITVTTVGPDGRATPVVQTVIGIPSGAELGTAILPLSTGAPSFPNPNFSSGTLNDLPNLTPYGTFGASLPSVLPPSAVVSGVVEPTGTVTGTRTSTLTVTNGPNGQSPSLVPYDDQWENQAPVLGSEPLS
- a CDS encoding uncharacterized protein (EggNog:ENOG41~TransMembrane:5 (i30-49o61-82i94-116o179-201i234-256o)), whose protein sequence is MSAHGLSSSTLPPFREQVFSRCYSSRPFIYLKRAAIALSYPIRGIWYFSRRREFWPLFLGWLVPLSLISFFVYFVLFSFAFLPQFLFLAIFHGWGAWFNAVVLVLGEGLVIVQGLFEGFFVDECRVDVFDATLIDLSLKDLIAPHRILFDDAPNSVKMLGKPTSPACFNPWSTIQIVELVFFLPLNLIPYVGTIAFIVITGTRLGKLSHHRWFQLRGLSKAAQKDEIKRLEWDCVFFGTMAMILELVPVLSFFFLLTTAAGSAMWAADLEKARREIESDSERVTSYQYRDEFP